Within Pelotomaculum schinkii, the genomic segment AAGCCAATAAACCCGCGATATGGTCGGTATGAATGCTGAGCATACCGCCGAATCCACCGCCAATGGTACCGCCAACAAGCTTCAATTTGCTCAGTGGAATTTGAAATACATTTGCCAAATCCCACTGGGTAAAAAACAGACCCTGAGATTTTGAATGAATAACAAGTCTGCCTGTGCCGTCAATATATGCAAGTGAACTGCAGGTTTCCAAAGGCGCATGTTCCTGGGATGTCGTCCTATAACTTCCTTCTACAATGAAATCCGCTTCAGCAAAACCCTCTTCAATATTTCCCTTTCTAATTTTTCTGGTCGGATATTTACCATCAAACAGGTAGCGGTTTCCTTCCGGACGTACTAAAGGCGCTCCCTCTTTCATAGCTTCACGCGGATCAACTACAGCAGGAAGCTCTTCTATGTCCAGCTTTATTTTGCTCAACGCTTCCAAAGCGGTAGCTTTGTCATCGGCTGCAACCGCTGCTATATTCTGCCCCTTGAACCTTACCATTTCCTCAGCTAGAACATCCTGATCCGGGTACATGGCAAATTTGTTGTACGGAACATCATCTTTAGTAATAACTGCATGAACACCTTTTACCTTGAGCGCCTCTGAAATATCAATTGAATGAATCCTGGCCCTCTTGTAAGGAGAACGCAATGTTTTGCATATAAGCATTCCAGGCATTTTAACATCGCTCGGGTACACTGTTTTTCCGGTTACATGCCCCATAACATCATATTTAGGAATGCTTTTGCCAACATAATTAAGCATTTATCTCACTTCCTTCCGGGAGGCGGCCGAATTCTCCGCTTACTACAGCCGAAACAGCTTTAACATACTCCTTATATCCACCGCATCTGCAAAGATTTCCACTTAAGGCATCCTTGATTTCCTCTTCCTTTGGAGTCGGATTATCCAATAGGAACGCAACTGTCGCCATTACCATACCAGGCGTGCAATAACCACATTGTGGAGCGCCATATTTGATAAATGCCTGCTGAACCGGGTGAAGTTCGGAGCCATTACTGAGACCCTCAACTGTTACAACTTTTTTCCCTTCTGCCGTAAGCGCCAGAACAGTGCAAGACTTTACCGCTTTTCCATCAAGAATTACCGTACAAGCTCCGCAATCTCCATGGTTACAACCACATTTAGGACTAACCAGATGCAGTTCGTCTCTTAAAACTTCCAGAAGCGTCGATTCAGGCTTTGCAATCGCTTGCATTTTTGTACCGTTCACATATAAATTTAGAATCTCTGACATTGGCTACTCCCCCCTTATTCCTGCTGCCGCTTTGATCGCGCGGGAAACCATTACCGGTGCAGTTTTATTCCGGTACCATGCACTTGCTCTGAGGTCATCGATGGGATTGATTTCATTCAGCACTTTTAAGCTGGCAGTTTTAATTACATCTTCCGTAAGCTTTTTCCCGCGCAGAGCAACTTCAACCCGCTCACAACGAATTACGGTAGGCCCCACAGATCCAACTGCCACGCGCACGGTTTTACATACACTATTCTCCTGCTCCACATAGGCTGCCGCATTAACAACAGAAAGCGTTTCAGCCTGCCTTCTTCCAAGCTTTTTAAAGGAAGCATGTCCTTTTTTCAAATTGATTTCAATCCTTGTAAGAACTTCATCCGGTTTGGCGACAGTCTTTCCCGGCCCTGTGAAAAATTCTGAAGCTTTTACTGTTCTCTCTTTTTTTTCCGACTTTAAAATGAAGTTTGCATCCAGTACTATAAAGGTTGGGATGCTATCATTAGCCGGAGAGGCATTCATAATGTTTCCACCGATCGTTCCAGTATTTCTAATTGTAAGCCCCGCCATTTGACTAATTGTTTCAACCAGAACGGGAAGTTTTTCACAAATAACAGGATTTTTCATTATATCGTTCAGTTTGCAGCAAGCACCTATAGAGATTATTCCGTCCTTTTCAATAATGGAATCTATGCCAAGGCATCCCAAATACATGATTTGCAGGGGCTGTTTTTGTTCGCTTGGGATCATATTCAGTTCAAAATTAAGCCGGGGAACAAAATCCGTTCCCCCTGCCACGAACTTTATTTCGTCCTTCTCGAAATTGGCTCTGTGCATAATCTCAAAAAGCTCTTCAAACGACTGCGGCGCTTCAAACTTGTATTTTCTCATGAAGTATCATCCTCCTCTTATACGCAGCATTTCATCAACAGCAATTCTTGTTACAGCTCAGATAGCAATAATTTATTTTATTACTATATTAAATAACCCCCTTTGTTTTCTTAATGTTATAATATGGATTTCACCGCGACAAATACCTTAAAGCTGGTCAAACAACCGAGGATCTGTAAGCTTCTTTCCGGCTACGATCATTTTCCTCAACGTATCAAGTTTTTCTTTCAGAAAGGTTTGCAACATAAATTCTTCTTGAGAAACACAAAAATAAGCAATAAACTCATTCATTACATCCTTATCCTTCTTAAACAATGGCTTTGTCTTATCATATTAAGTCTGCACCTCTACTTATAATTTTAAAGTATGCATATATACTAGTCTAATTCTTAAAATTTAATATATTAGGACATATCATAGATAACATCTATAGATTGCATTCTTAATCCATTTCTACCAATTAAATGGAAACAATAAATGTAAAATCGTAACCATTTAAGGTTGAATCTTTGCTTTTACGTATAAAATTTGATCCACCGAATAATAAAGCGGCTATAGACTTATTAAACGTTCATTGCATCCACGGAATACCGCTGTAAATACTTGTCATAGACCAGCTGAGTAGCTGTTGACAGTAGTTGTCAGATTTGATATAATTTATATACAATTGAATAATGAGCTAGGGGCGCCTTGTGGCTGAGAGAGAGGAATCTCGACCCTCTGAACCTGATCTGGGTAATACCAGCGTAGGGAAGCAGAAGCTGTTATTTTTGGAGCAGTAGCAGCATATCAGAGGCCTACCCTAACGGGTGGGCTTTTTGTTTGTTAAGTTACTTTCATACAAGGAGGTGTGAAGCAGCTACAGATTAATTAAACAAAAGTAAAAATAAACCAATAAACCATTGACACCGAACAAGTGTTTCTGTTAGGGTGATGGTAAGAGGTGGTGTCAATGGAAAAGCTGTTAACATCTCACCAGCTAGCAAAGTTATTAAATGTATGGCCTCATACGTTGCATTGCTGGGAAAGAGAAGGGAAATTAAAACCACTGCTTACACCTGGCGGCCATAGGCGGTACAAGGAATCACAAATAATGACTTCTAGTTTTTCCGCCAGGATATACGGTAAGCGTGGCTGGAGAGTGGCAAAAAAGCTGACCTGGCTTATTGAGCAGGAGGTGACT encodes:
- a CDS encoding FAD binding domain-containing protein is translated as MRKYKFEAPQSFEELFEIMHRANFEKDEIKFVAGGTDFVPRLNFELNMIPSEQKQPLQIMYLGCLGIDSIIEKDGIISIGACCKLNDIMKNPVICEKLPVLVETISQMAGLTIRNTGTIGGNIMNASPANDSIPTFIVLDANFILKSEKKERTVKASEFFTGPGKTVAKPDEVLTRIEINLKKGHASFKKLGRRQAETLSVVNAAAYVEQENSVCKTVRVAVGSVGPTVIRCERVEVALRGKKLTEDVIKTASLKVLNEINPIDDLRASAWYRNKTAPVMVSRAIKAAAGIRGE
- a CDS encoding xanthine dehydrogenase family protein molybdopterin-binding subunit gives rise to the protein MLNYVGKSIPKYDVMGHVTGKTVYPSDVKMPGMLICKTLRSPYKRARIHSIDISEALKVKGVHAVITKDDVPYNKFAMYPDQDVLAEEMVRFKGQNIAAVAADDKATALEALSKIKLDIEELPAVVDPREAMKEGAPLVRPEGNRYLFDGKYPTRKIRKGNIEEGFAEADFIVEGSYRTTSQEHAPLETCSSLAYIDGTGRLVIHSKSQGLFFTQWDLANVFQIPLSKLKLVGGTIGGGFGGMLSIHTDHIAGLLALKTRRPVKFAFTREDEMLHSSVRNPWFFKYKDGIRKDGVITVRQVELIHDCGGYSEMGMYVLEKSVNYIAGPNKIKNVWVDGTLVYTNKMPSGAMRGFGVNVGQFAEQLQTEKLARTVGISPFDIRFVNSFKEGDLAHAQNPLVAVSGIEVLQKVAKMAGVELPEKYLAMSSKDSGEGGVRND
- a CDS encoding (2Fe-2S)-binding protein yields the protein MSEILNLYVNGTKMQAIAKPESTLLEVLRDELHLVSPKCGCNHGDCGACTVILDGKAVKSCTVLALTAEGKKVVTVEGLSNGSELHPVQQAFIKYGAPQCGYCTPGMVMATVAFLLDNPTPKEEEIKDALSGNLCRCGGYKEYVKAVSAVVSGEFGRLPEGSEINA
- a CDS encoding MerR family DNA-binding transcriptional regulator, whose amino-acid sequence is MEKLLTSHQLAKLLNVWPHTLHCWEREGKLKPLLTPGGHRRYKESQIMTSSFSARIYGKRGWRVAKKLTWLIEQEVTACENHG